From the Cohaesibacter sp. ES.047 genome, the window GATAAATTCATTCTCGACCTTGCGGGCATTCTTCGCGATTGCGACAGGATCCGGCGTCTTGTCGCCCTGATAGGCAGCAATGGCGCGAAGGCTCGCCACCTCCAGCGCCGCGGAGCTGGAAATCCCGGCTCCCATCGGCAGGCTGGACCCAACGGCGAGACAGTAACCCGCTTTCAGATCCGGCTCGTGAGGTGACAGCTGGAAACTACCGAGAATGAAGTCGGTCCATTCATCGGCTTTGTCGCCATCCAGCGCAACATCGGCACGTGCATCGAAATTCAAGCTGTAGAGTTCCGCATGGCCTGGGTTCGGGCCGGGGCCAATCGCAATGCAAATTTCGAGATTGAGCGGCATGGGAAGGACGAAGCCGCCATTGTAATCCGTATGCTCCCCAAGCAGGTTGACGCGGCCAGGGGCAGAAACGATGGCGGTTGGCGCTGTACCGAACTGCTTCTCAAACGACTCACTGACATTTTGTCTCAGCATCGCTGTGTCCATCTCATTGCTCCTTGTAATGCACGTCAGAAAGGCTGCGCAGGCGATCTGCGGCGCTCTCTGCGGTCATATCGCGCTGGGCTTCTGACAGCAGTTCAAACCCGACCATGAATTTGCGGACGGTAGCAGAGCGTAGAAGCGGCGGGTAGAAATGGGCATGAAGCTGCCAGTGATCGAAATTGCCTTCCATGGTTGGCGCCCCATGCCAGCCCATGGAATAGGGAAATTCCGTCTCAAACAGATTGTCATAACGGCAGGTCAAACGCCGGAAGATATCGGCGCAGGCATCGCGCTCGGCGTCATCCAGATCAGTGAGGCGCAGAACGTGGCGTTTGGGCATGACAAGCGTTTCGAACGGCCATGTTGCCCAATAGGGCACCACCGCTATGAAATGCTCGTTCTCAACGACAGTACGCAGGCCGAGGCGGCTTTCTTGCGCCGCATAGTCAACCAGCAAGACGCTGTTTTTCTCTTCGAAATAGGCTTTCTGCTTCTCGTCCTCGCACGCGATTTCGTTGGGCAGGAAATTGCAGGCCCATATCTGGCCGTGCGGATGAGGCTGGGAGCACCCCATCATCTCGCCCTTGTTCTCGAACATGGCGACCCACTCATAGGTCGCGCCAAGCTCGGTGAGCTGCTCGGCCCAGAGATCCACCACCTTGCGTATGTCAGCGGCGCTCATTTCGGGCAATGTGATATCATGCCGCTCTGAGAAACAGATCACGCGGGCCGTGCCGCACACGGTTTCAGCGCGGAAAAGAGCGCCGTCGCCCGCCTCGCCCAACGGAGTGTCGGTCAGCAGCG encodes:
- a CDS encoding UDP-glucose--hexose-1-phosphate uridylyltransferase encodes the protein MRETDFEEDPHRRYNPLKGEWVLVSPHRNKRPWMGKQEKAPVNEKPRFDEKCYLCPGNARTSGAVNPDYHGPYVFDNDFPALLTDTPLGEAGDGALFRAETVCGTARVICFSERHDITLPEMSAADIRKVVDLWAEQLTELGATYEWVAMFENKGEMMGCSQPHPHGQIWACNFLPNEIACEDEKQKAYFEEKNSVLLVDYAAQESRLGLRTVVENEHFIAVVPYWATWPFETLVMPKRHVLRLTDLDDAERDACADIFRRLTCRYDNLFETEFPYSMGWHGAPTMEGNFDHWQLHAHFYPPLLRSATVRKFMVGFELLSEAQRDMTAESAADRLRSLSDVHYKEQ